The sequence below is a genomic window from Oscillatoria sp. FACHB-1406.
GACGTGATGATGCCAAAAATGAGCGGATTTGAAGTTTGCGATACCGTCAAGAATAAGCTTAATCTGAAAAATATTTATATTATTATGTTGACGGCAAAAGGGCAGGAAGTCGATCGCAAAAGCGGGCTTGCCGTCGGGGCTGACCTCTATATGACAAAACCTTTCCGCCCGCAAGAAGTTCTGGCTAAATCGCGAGAAGTTTTGGGATTAGTTAAGGTGACTTCTATGGCATCCCAAGAGTTATAAGAGGGGCAGAAGAATTTCAAATTCTGTTCCTTCGCCGAGATGCGATCGCAAATAAAATTCACCCCCGTGTTTTGCGGTTACGATTTGATAGCTAACTGACAAGCTCGTTTCCTTTGCCGCTCGTTTTTCCACCGTAAAAGATTCGCGGATGGCTTCCTGCATTGCCTCCGACATTCCCGGTCCATTATCCGAAATCGCGATCGAAACCCAACGTTCTGGAAATTCCGAGTCTGGAACTGGGCGCGATTTCACCTGTGTTGTAACTGTAATGGTCGGTTTGACCGTGCGAGCAGGCCTCGCTTCAAAATCTTCGCTGACGGCATCTTCGAGTAATACATCGATCGCATTTGTCAAAATATTCATGAAGACTTGGCTGAGTTGACCGATATAACAAGTCACGGGCGGCAAGCGATCGTAATCTTTAACTAATAAAATCTCGCTGCGCAAGCGATTTTTGAGTAAAACGACCAAACCATCCAAACAAGCATGGATATCCGCAGGCTTTGGGTAAACTTCATCGACATGGCAAAAATTTTGCAAGCTTGCGACTAGGGTTTTAAGGCGTTTTGCACCACTGGTAATGCTTGCAACCACTCGAGGAAAATCTTCCAGCAAAAAGTCCAAATCGAGTTCTTCTTTCAAGCGTTCGATGGATTCTGGAGTTTCCTCGTAGCAAGCATCGTAGGCCGCGATTAATTCTAACAAGTTATTGCTGTACTGCGAGACGTGAGCGAGGTTGCCCCAGATGAAACCGACCGGATCGAGAATTTCGTGAGCCATACCGTCTACTAAACGCCCCAAACTCGCCATCTTTTCGCTTTGCAGGGTTTGTACTTGCGTGCGTTCGTAGCGGACTTGGGTTTCAATACCGCGAATTTGCCAAGCTGCTAGATTGAGGTGGGCGAAGTCGAGTAGTCGATAGGTAGAAGAGTTGATTTGGACGACAATCGGGTCGAGCAACAGTAAGGATGCTCGCTTTAAAACTCGTTTTGAGGTTTCTAAAATGGTGGTGTTGCTGGGAAATATCAGCAGTTCCGGGCAAATATAGGCGTAGAGAACTTGTAAAGGTCGCGGGAGAAATAATTCGAGACCTCTGGGCAAAAAGAGATATTCCATCAGTTTTCGACGGGAGATGGGACCGACAAATCGGCCGTTTTCGGTAAGAATTGCGCCGGGAAGGAGGGGCCATCGTTGGAGCAGTTCGACGAGATCCGAACCGAGGCAGGTAGACTCGATTTGTAGATCGCACAGAGGCAACTCGAGGAGAGTAGAGTTGACGGTTAAGTCGTGAAGTCCCTCAATCGGAAAGGGAGAAAAAAGAGATTCGGAACTCAAGTTGCTCTGCATTACTAATTCGTAATTTGTAGTTCGTAGTTCGTAATTCGTAATTCGTAATTCGTAGTTCGTAATTCGTAATTCGTAATTCGTAATTCGTAATTCGTAATTTATAACTTATAACTCATCATTCATCATTCATAACTCATCATTTTCAAAAATGAGTCGAGATCGCTTGTACTGGGCAGGTAGGAACGCACTGCTCGCAGACCACGCAGCGCGATCGCGCAAAATGGAGTCTAAAGGTTTCCGGCTCTAGCGTCAACGCTTCTGTCGGACAAACGCCAGTACACAAACCACAATCTATACAACTGCGTTCGTCAATATTAATCTCCCGACTAGCCAAAGCGACATGGATATGTCGGGCGCGCAACCATTCAATCGCGGCATCGATTTCGTCGATATCCCCTTGCAATTCCACGACTAATTTACCAATTTGATTGGGGGCAATTTGCGCTCGAATAATATTAGCCGCTACGTTGAAATCCTTCGCAAGTTGGTACGTCAAAGCCATCTGTACTGCACGCTTGGGAACGGTAAGGGTGACTCGTTTTTTCATGAGAGCGGTCTTCTGGAAATTAAGAATTCAAAATTAAAAATTAGAAATGTGAGAGAATTAAAGAATGTAGTTGATTTTAGGTTGGCTCGATTTCGATATGACTGAAAACTCTTCGCTTAAACCGACCGACAACGGCAGTCGGCTCCGCAATATCATTCTTGCGTTGGTGGCGGTAATTCTCAGTGTAGCGCTGTTTTTAGGTTTGCAATCGCAAACGGAGTCCGTCTCGCTACAAACGCAGGCAGAAGAGTCTACGCCGCTGGAGGTGGCGATCGCGAATGACAAGCCGACCTTAATCGAATTTTATGCCGATTGGTGTACGAGTTGTCAGGCGATGGCGGGGGATTTGGCAGAACTTAAGAAAGAATATGCCAGTTCTGTCAATTTCGTGATGCTCAATGTGGACAATAATAAATGGCTGCCGGAAATTTTACGCTATCGGATTGACGGAATTCCCCATTTCGTGTACCTCAATCGTAAGGGGGACGCAATCGCGCAAACGATTGGCGAACAACCCAGGACAATTCTCGCTGCCGATCTCGATGCTTTAGTGGCAGATGCTCCTTTACCTCATGCTAGTGCAACGGGTAAAACTTCTAATTTCAGCGCTCAAACGCAGCCTAAAGCTACCGCTGGAGAGGATCCGCGCAGTCACGGCGCGCAAGTTAAGTAGTAATTCGTAATTCGTAATTCGTAATTCGTAATTCATAACTCATAACTCATAATTCATAATTATTAAGTGATTGCTTTCAAAGCCGTTTCTAAGTCTTGCGTCAGCGTTGCGATCGCGTCTCGGGCAGCAGAACGGCTTTTTTGATACATCGTCCAACGCGCGCTAACAGAAATCGGCTCTGCGATAATCATCTTCGAGGTTCGCCAGCCCAAACGAGGACGGCGAGGGGTTTTTGTTCCTTTGAGGCGTTCGACGGTATCGAACAGAATGAGGGCGGTTTCAGCAAGGCGTTCGACAGTTGGTTCTTCTTGCACGTAACTTTGCGTTACCGCAACAAAACTTTCAACTAAACGCATATGTCGCATTCGCAAGTCGGCTTCTGCTGCCGTCCAGTTGGCTAAACCGCGATCGACGGGAGCTAATGCTTCCAAATCGGGGATATCTTCGCGATAAATTCGATGCCAACCCGCATTTTCAACCCGACGGCAGCGTTCGATGAGCGTGCCTTCCGGTTTCAACCCGAAGTAATCTTCGGAAACTTGCAAGGCTGTATTGAGGAGCGTTTGCAGTCGTTCGTGCAGTCCGCTTGCAGCATCTTGGGGGAGTTTGTACCCATACACCTTGCTGTAAAAGGCTTCCATCCGTTCGAGCAACGATTCCCCGAGGCGCAAGAGGCGATCGTAAAATCGGGCGGGGCGTTGGCTTTCCTCCACTGTAGCTCTGCTTTCCACCGGCAGTCCGAGATCGGCTTCTAACTGCGCGAATAACTCGTCTAGGGTCTGCCACGGTGGTTCGGGATAGGAATAGCGAATGCCGATGGGAACGATGAAGACTTCTTCGCTGCGGTTGGCTTTTTGCAAGTCTTCCACGCACCAAAACGCTAATTGCGCCCCTCCCGGTTCTAAGGGGCTGACGATCTCGCTATGCCCGTTGGTTGCGCCTTCTGGTGCAATTGCGAGGGGAAATTGCCCGTCGGTTAATAGTTCTCTTGCGGCGCGCATTCCTTGCCAATCGAGCTTTTTGCCGCGATGAATCGGACTGCCGCCCGCCCTGGAAAACATCCAACCCAACCACTTTCCCGCCCAAATCGTCATTCCGCGATCGTAGAGAAAGTGGCTGTGAACGGGCGGTTTGAGGGGAATCCCGCGATCGCGCGCTACTTTCGGGAGAGTGCGACAAACCAACTGAATCATCGAAAGGGGATCGTCTACTTCTGGATGGCGAAACGCCATCAGAAAGCGTACTTTACCCGCTTGAAACTGATGGTACAACTCGGCAAGAACTTCAGCATTTTCAACCTCAATGCGTCCGATTCCTGCGGGCAACCACGGGCGCAGGCGGTAGCGCCTGATAATCGGCAGCGCGGTAACAATCACTCGCGCCACCCAGGGCTGAAATTTGACGGGGATGAATTTAAGAGCGGGACGAGCGCGTTGCATGAATACAGCGAGTGATGGGATCGGCAAGCCGTAATCAGTAGGATAGCGCTCTACTGACGCTTTCGATCGCTTTCTAACGTTGCACCTTTATTTGAATTATGAAGTTTCTGTAGAGTTGACCTTTCTAGAGAGCAGGAAACCATCGATCGGTATTGTACTTGGCTACAATCGATA
It includes:
- a CDS encoding ATP-binding protein, giving the protein MQSNLSSESLFSPFPIEGLHDLTVNSTLLELPLCDLQIESTCLGSDLVELLQRWPLLPGAILTENGRFVGPISRRKLMEYLFLPRGLELFLPRPLQVLYAYICPELLIFPSNTTILETSKRVLKRASLLLLDPIVVQINSSTYRLLDFAHLNLAAWQIRGIETQVRYERTQVQTLQSEKMASLGRLVDGMAHEILDPVGFIWGNLAHVSQYSNNLLELIAAYDACYEETPESIERLKEELDLDFLLEDFPRVVASITSGAKRLKTLVASLQNFCHVDEVYPKPADIHACLDGLVVLLKNRLRSEILLVKDYDRLPPVTCYIGQLSQVFMNILTNAIDVLLEDAVSEDFEARPARTVKPTITVTTQVKSRPVPDSEFPERWVSIAISDNGPGMSEAMQEAIRESFTVEKRAAKETSLSVSYQIVTAKHGGEFYLRSHLGEGTEFEILLPLL
- a CDS encoding 1-acyl-sn-glycerol-3-phosphate acyltransferase, with amino-acid sequence MQRARPALKFIPVKFQPWVARVIVTALPIIRRYRLRPWLPAGIGRIEVENAEVLAELYHQFQAGKVRFLMAFRHPEVDDPLSMIQLVCRTLPKVARDRGIPLKPPVHSHFLYDRGMTIWAGKWLGWMFSRAGGSPIHRGKKLDWQGMRAARELLTDGQFPLAIAPEGATNGHSEIVSPLEPGGAQLAFWCVEDLQKANRSEEVFIVPIGIRYSYPEPPWQTLDELFAQLEADLGLPVESRATVEESQRPARFYDRLLRLGESLLERMEAFYSKVYGYKLPQDAASGLHERLQTLLNTALQVSEDYFGLKPEGTLIERCRRVENAGWHRIYREDIPDLEALAPVDRGLANWTAAEADLRMRHMRLVESFVAVTQSYVQEEPTVERLAETALILFDTVERLKGTKTPRRPRLGWRTSKMIIAEPISVSARWTMYQKSRSAARDAIATLTQDLETALKAIT
- a CDS encoding thioredoxin family protein, with protein sequence MTENSSLKPTDNGSRLRNIILALVAVILSVALFLGLQSQTESVSLQTQAEESTPLEVAIANDKPTLIEFYADWCTSCQAMAGDLAELKKEYASSVNFVMLNVDNNKWLPEILRYRIDGIPHFVYLNRKGDAIAQTIGEQPRTILAADLDALVADAPLPHASATGKTSNFSAQTQPKATAGEDPRSHGAQVK
- a CDS encoding NIL domain-containing protein; this encodes MKKRVTLTVPKRAVQMALTYQLAKDFNVAANIIRAQIAPNQIGKLVVELQGDIDEIDAAIEWLRARHIHVALASREINIDERSCIDCGLCTGVCPTEALTLEPETFRLHFARSRCVVCEQCVPTCPVQAISTHF
- a CDS encoding response regulator — translated: MGLRFAKVPLITATNGLEALEAIKEEIPDVVFLDVMMPKMSGFEVCDTVKNKLNLKNIYIIMLTAKGQEVDRKSGLAVGADLYMTKPFRPQEVLAKSREVLGLVKVTSMASQEL